In the genome of Trichoplusia ni isolate ovarian cell line Hi5 chromosome 27, tn1, whole genome shotgun sequence, one region contains:
- the LOC113505897 gene encoding tetraspanin-5 isoform X3, giving the protein MPSIRKYRRDTSEVSCCLKYVIFGVNVLFWFLGLIVLAVGVWAWSEKDTFNNLSRLTNIALDPAFILICVGTITFIIGFTGCVGALRENTCLLACYAVFLALLLLAEMTTGILFFVFKDWIKQQATTGFQTFITHYREDPDQQNLIDWIQEDWLQCCGVEGPRDWDRNAYFNCSSGAVGSREACGVPFSCCRNKPQDIIRNKQCGYDVRKPTYQLSERVIHERGCLAAGEDWLQRYFAPVAAALLGPLALKSFDIAKIIYDKGCLEAAEEWFDHNLLIVATSAVCTAFAQILGICFAQNLRADIFAQKAKWH; this is encoded by the exons ATGCCTAGTATTAGAAAATATCGCCGCGATACCAGCGAAGTCAGCTGTTGtttgaaatatgttatttttggtGTAAATGTTTTGTTCTGG TTTCTCGGTCTGATTGTGCTAGCAGTGGGTGTGTGGGCCTGGAGCGAGAAGGACACATTTAACAATCTTTCAAGACTAACCAACATCGCTTTGGACCCAGCGTTTATTCTAATATGTGTGG gtacaattacatttataatcGGGTTCACGGGCTGCGTGGGCGCTCTGCGTGAGAACACATGCTTGTTAGCATGC TATGCCGTTTTCCTTGCGTTATTGCTGTTGGCTGAGATGACAACGGGCATACTATTCTTTGTGTTCAAAGACTGG ATAAAGCAACAGGCAACTACTGGTTTCCAAACATTCATCACTCATTACAGAGAAGATCCTGATCAACAAAATCTGATTGATTGGATTCAAGAAGACTGG TTACAATGTTGCGGTGTGGAGGGTCCCCGCGACTGGGACCGCAACGCGTACTTCAACTGTTCGAGCGGCGCGGTGGGGTCGCGCGAGGCCTGCGGCGTGCCCTTCAGCTGCTGCCGGAACAAGCCGCAGGACATCATCCGCAACAAGCAGTGCGGGTACGATGTCAGGAAACCCACTTAT CAACTGAGTGAGCGCGTGATCCACGAGCGCGGCTGCCTGGCGGCGGGCGAGGACTGGCTGCAGCGGTACTTCGCGCCCGTCGCCGCCGCGCTGCTCGGGCCACTCGCATTGAAG AGTTTTGATATAGCAAAGATAATATATGACAAGGGCTGTTTAGAGGCCGCTGAGGAGTGGTTCGACCACAACCTGTTGATTGTAGCTACGTCCGCTGTTTGTACCGCTTTTGCACAA ATCCTGGGCATATGCTTCGCGCAGAACCTCCGCGCCGACATCTTCGCTCAGAAGGCGAAGTGGCACTGA
- the LOC113505897 gene encoding tetraspanin-5 isoform X2: protein MPSIRKYRRDTSEVSCCLKYVIFGVNVLFWFLGLIVLAVGVWAWSEKDTFNNLSRLTNIALDPAFILICVGTITFIIGFTGCVGALRENTCLLACYAVFLALLLLAEMTTGILFFVFKDWIKQQATTGFQTFITHYREDPDQQNLIDWIQEDWLQCCGVEGPRDWDRNAYFNCSSGAVGSREACGVPFSCCRNKPQDIIRNKQCGYDVRKPTYQLSERVIHERGCLAAGEDWLQRYFAPVAAALLGPLALKILGICFAQNLRADIFAQKAKWH from the exons ATGCCTAGTATTAGAAAATATCGCCGCGATACCAGCGAAGTCAGCTGTTGtttgaaatatgttatttttggtGTAAATGTTTTGTTCTGG TTTCTCGGTCTGATTGTGCTAGCAGTGGGTGTGTGGGCCTGGAGCGAGAAGGACACATTTAACAATCTTTCAAGACTAACCAACATCGCTTTGGACCCAGCGTTTATTCTAATATGTGTGG gtacaattacatttataatcGGGTTCACGGGCTGCGTGGGCGCTCTGCGTGAGAACACATGCTTGTTAGCATGC TATGCCGTTTTCCTTGCGTTATTGCTGTTGGCTGAGATGACAACGGGCATACTATTCTTTGTGTTCAAAGACTGG ATAAAGCAACAGGCAACTACTGGTTTCCAAACATTCATCACTCATTACAGAGAAGATCCTGATCAACAAAATCTGATTGATTGGATTCAAGAAGACTGG TTACAATGTTGCGGTGTGGAGGGTCCCCGCGACTGGGACCGCAACGCGTACTTCAACTGTTCGAGCGGCGCGGTGGGGTCGCGCGAGGCCTGCGGCGTGCCCTTCAGCTGCTGCCGGAACAAGCCGCAGGACATCATCCGCAACAAGCAGTGCGGGTACGATGTCAGGAAACCCACTTAT CAACTGAGTGAGCGCGTGATCCACGAGCGCGGCTGCCTGGCGGCGGGCGAGGACTGGCTGCAGCGGTACTTCGCGCCCGTCGCCGCCGCGCTGCTCGGGCCACTCGCATTGAAG ATCCTGGGCATATGCTTCGCGCAGAACCTCCGCGCCGACATCTTCGCTCAGAAGGCGAAGTGGCACTGA
- the LOC113505897 gene encoding tetraspanin-5 isoform X1 has protein sequence MPSIRKYRRDTSEVSCCLKYVIFGVNVLFWFLGLIVLAVGVWAWSEKDTFNNLSRLTNIALDPAFILICVGTITFIIGFTGCVGALRENTCLLACYAVFLALLLLAEMTTGILFFVFKDWIKQQATTGFQTFITHYREDPDQQNLIDWIQEDWLQCCGVEGPRDWDRNAYFNCSSGAVGSREACGVPFSCCRNKPQDIIRNKQCGYDVRKPTYSFDIAKIIYDKGCLEAAEEWFDHNLLIVATSAVCTAFAQILGICFAQNLRADIFAQKAKWH, from the exons ATGCCTAGTATTAGAAAATATCGCCGCGATACCAGCGAAGTCAGCTGTTGtttgaaatatgttatttttggtGTAAATGTTTTGTTCTGG TTTCTCGGTCTGATTGTGCTAGCAGTGGGTGTGTGGGCCTGGAGCGAGAAGGACACATTTAACAATCTTTCAAGACTAACCAACATCGCTTTGGACCCAGCGTTTATTCTAATATGTGTGG gtacaattacatttataatcGGGTTCACGGGCTGCGTGGGCGCTCTGCGTGAGAACACATGCTTGTTAGCATGC TATGCCGTTTTCCTTGCGTTATTGCTGTTGGCTGAGATGACAACGGGCATACTATTCTTTGTGTTCAAAGACTGG ATAAAGCAACAGGCAACTACTGGTTTCCAAACATTCATCACTCATTACAGAGAAGATCCTGATCAACAAAATCTGATTGATTGGATTCAAGAAGACTGG TTACAATGTTGCGGTGTGGAGGGTCCCCGCGACTGGGACCGCAACGCGTACTTCAACTGTTCGAGCGGCGCGGTGGGGTCGCGCGAGGCCTGCGGCGTGCCCTTCAGCTGCTGCCGGAACAAGCCGCAGGACATCATCCGCAACAAGCAGTGCGGGTACGATGTCAGGAAACCCACTTAT AGTTTTGATATAGCAAAGATAATATATGACAAGGGCTGTTTAGAGGCCGCTGAGGAGTGGTTCGACCACAACCTGTTGATTGTAGCTACGTCCGCTGTTTGTACCGCTTTTGCACAA ATCCTGGGCATATGCTTCGCGCAGAACCTCCGCGCCGACATCTTCGCTCAGAAGGCGAAGTGGCACTGA
- the LOC113505893 gene encoding uncharacterized protein LOC113505893 isoform X1 yields the protein MDKTFFLINYWKKEFKFPDTFDNKLVVAELPTMQAKQRNRRSYTTKHSQHMIDLAVDALQNKTMSSYDAEKIFGIPRRTLLDKLHNKHPKSPGCPTRLNDQEEANIIKVLLAAAEFGSPLTLLDLRIVVHRYLEGNGRLTIFDNKLPGKKWAYSFIKRHKSKLAYRVVQNIKRSRAEKSPDEMKEYFTNLQLSLKGVPSDNILNYDETNLTDDPGSQKCLFKRGVKYPERVLNSTKGAISIMFAITAGGECLPPYVVYKAEHLYTTWTLNGPKGSRYNRSKSGWFDSVLFEDWFESIILPWAKNKTGTKVLIGDNLASHINPKIVSYCEGNNIRFVFLPPNSSHLTQPLDVCYFGPLKKLWREILLNYKIKNPRQTTVHKGHFPDLLKKLVVQLNEKTNNIISAFKSTGIAPFNPDKVILKIPDTNKTTMTYTVDEALLDWLKETRKADPNKKVRNKKLNVPPGKSVCTTDFENLNILPKKVGTYKIQRKTNSNTMQLNPDLLLQPPLMLINPDSLKTLCLRSVNNHLVQLEQYQYPGEQTLQVSDVHNLCDISKNYNANMRFINEIPNCLQTNKPKIIITSDITIKPGEFTKHQQIKQGNINIKQKKCKITRSAIHMKLIPARKETLTKRRKVFEDITEEIKALHTQVISKVSKKPKEENMKRRLIKKETNKAKQKKQKCKSMKQKKKYNSSESSFTSDTEISYADTEDSEYETMDDIITSQQEEENIEPSIPYGISDIKYLTEDDKKLENDSWILAKFTTKKSMKHFVGKVISIKDNIPEVKFVRKKKESKFDGGLVFSYPRVDDICTMQHLDDVIMKLPEPNISRRGEIIFNIDLSNYNVQ from the exons atggacaaaacattttttttaataaattattggaaaaaaGAGTTCAAGTTTCCGGATACATTTGATAACAAACTGGTTGTTGCAGAATTACCGACAATGCAAGCGAAGCAACGCAATAGGCGGTCATACACTACAAAACACTCACAGCATATGATAGATTTGGCAGTAGATgcgttacaaaataaaacaatgtccTCGTACGATGCAGAGAAAATTTTTGGCATACCTCGTCGAACATTATTAGACAAACTGCACAATAAACATCCTAAGAGTCCAGGATGTCCGACAAGGCTCAACGACCAAGAGGAagctaatataattaaagttctATTAGCAGCGGCAGAATTCGGCAGTCCTTTGACTCTTCTGGATTTGCGAATTGTCGTTCatag ATACTTAGAGGGCAATGGCAGACTTACTATTTTTGACAACAAATTACCCGGCAAGAAGTGGGCATACTCTTTTATAAAAAGACATAAATCTAAATTAGCATACAGAGtggtacaaaatataaaacgaagCCGTGCAGAAAAATCTCCTGATGAAATGAAGGAATACTTCACAAATTTACAGTTATCATTGAAAGGTGTTCCTAGtgataacatattaaattatgacGAAACGAATTTAACAGATGATCCAGGGTCCCAAAAGTGCTTATTCAAAAGAGGAGTGAAGTACCCCGAAAGAGTATTAAATAGCACGAAAGGTGCTATCTCTATAATGTTCGCAATAACTGCTGGAGGAGAATGTCTACCTCCTTACGTTGTATACAAGGCGGAGCATTTATATACAACATGGACATTAAACGGTCCTAAAGGTTCAAGATACAACCGTTCTAAATCGGGATGGTTTGACAGTGTCTTGTTCGAAGATTGGTTTGAAAGTATTATTCTACCATGGGCTAAAAACAAAACCGGTACAAAAGTTTTGATTGGGGATAACTTAGCGTCCCACATAAATCCCAAAATTGTGTCATATTGTGAAGGAAATAAtatacgttttgtatttttacctcCAAATTCGTCACATTTGACACAACCGTTGGACGTCTGTTATTTCGGGCCATTAAAAAAACTGTGGCGagaaattttactaaattacaaaataaagaatCCAAGACAAACCACGGTTCACAAAGGACATTTCCCAGATCTTCTCAAAAAACTGGTGGTACAGCTTAACgagaaaacaaataacataattagtgCTTTTAAAAGTACTGGCATTGCACCATTTAACCccgataaagttattttaaaaataccggatacaaataaaacaacgatGACGTATACTGTCGATGAAGCACTATTAGATTGGTTGAAAGAGACACGTAAAGCAGATCCTAATAAGAaagtacgaaataaaaaactaaatgtcCCACCGGGCAAATCGGTATGTACAACGGACtttgaaaacttaaatattcttccaaaaaaagtaggaacatataaaatacaaagaaagaCGAATTCCAACACTATGCAATTAAATCCTGACTTATTACTGCAGCCACCTTTGATGCTTATAAATCCCGATAGCCTCAAAACGTTGTGTCTCAGAAGCGTTAACAATCATTTGGTTCAGTTAGAGCAATACCAGTACCCAGGTGAACAAACTTTGCAAGTATCTGACGTTCATAATTTGTGcgatatttcaaaaaattacaatgCAAATATGCGATTCATAAATGAAATACCAAACTGCCTACAAACCAACAAGcccaaaattataattacctcGGATATCACTATAAAACCAGGAGAGTTTACAAAACATCAACAGATCAAGCAAGGAAACATCAATATCAAacagaaaaaatgtaaaattacgCGTTCCGCCATACATATGAAATTAATTCCAGCAAGAAAAGAAACACTAACCAAAAGAAGAAAAGTTTTTGAAGATATTACAGAAGAAATCAAAGCATTACACACACAAGTCATTAGTAAAGTTAGCAAAAAAcctaaagaagaaaatatgaaaagaagattaataaaaaaagaaactaataaagCAAAACAGAAGAAGCAAAAATGCAAATctatgaaacaaaagaagaaatataataGTAGTGAATCTAGCTTTACTTCTGACACTGAAATATCTTATGCTGATACGGAAGATTCAGAATATGAAACAATGGACGATATCATCACAAGCCagcaagaagaagaaaatattgaaccATCTATACCCTACGGCATTTCCGACATTAAATATCTCACAGAGGATGATAAAAAGTTAGAAAACGACTCATGGATTTTGGctaaatttacaacaaaaaaaagcatGAAGCATTTCGTTGGTAAGGTAATATCAATAAAAGATAACATTCCTGAAGTCAAATTTGTGAGAAAAAAGAAGGAATCTAAATTTGATGGAGGATTAGTATTCAGCTATCCAAGAGTAGATGATATTTGCACCATGCAACATTTAGATGATGTTATTATGAAATTGCCCGAACCAAATATTTCTCGACGCGGCGAAATCATATTTAATATCGATTTGAGTAATTATAACGTACAGTAG
- the LOC113505893 gene encoding uncharacterized protein LOC113505893 isoform X2 yields the protein MQAKQRNRRSYTTKHSQHMIDLAVDALQNKTMSSYDAEKIFGIPRRTLLDKLHNKHPKSPGCPTRLNDQEEANIIKVLLAAAEFGSPLTLLDLRIVVHRYLEGNGRLTIFDNKLPGKKWAYSFIKRHKSKLAYRVVQNIKRSRAEKSPDEMKEYFTNLQLSLKGVPSDNILNYDETNLTDDPGSQKCLFKRGVKYPERVLNSTKGAISIMFAITAGGECLPPYVVYKAEHLYTTWTLNGPKGSRYNRSKSGWFDSVLFEDWFESIILPWAKNKTGTKVLIGDNLASHINPKIVSYCEGNNIRFVFLPPNSSHLTQPLDVCYFGPLKKLWREILLNYKIKNPRQTTVHKGHFPDLLKKLVVQLNEKTNNIISAFKSTGIAPFNPDKVILKIPDTNKTTMTYTVDEALLDWLKETRKADPNKKVRNKKLNVPPGKSVCTTDFENLNILPKKVGTYKIQRKTNSNTMQLNPDLLLQPPLMLINPDSLKTLCLRSVNNHLVQLEQYQYPGEQTLQVSDVHNLCDISKNYNANMRFINEIPNCLQTNKPKIIITSDITIKPGEFTKHQQIKQGNINIKQKKCKITRSAIHMKLIPARKETLTKRRKVFEDITEEIKALHTQVISKVSKKPKEENMKRRLIKKETNKAKQKKQKCKSMKQKKKYNSSESSFTSDTEISYADTEDSEYETMDDIITSQQEEENIEPSIPYGISDIKYLTEDDKKLENDSWILAKFTTKKSMKHFVGKVISIKDNIPEVKFVRKKKESKFDGGLVFSYPRVDDICTMQHLDDVIMKLPEPNISRRGEIIFNIDLSNYNVQ from the exons ATGCAAGCGAAGCAACGCAATAGGCGGTCATACACTACAAAACACTCACAGCATATGATAGATTTGGCAGTAGATgcgttacaaaataaaacaatgtccTCGTACGATGCAGAGAAAATTTTTGGCATACCTCGTCGAACATTATTAGACAAACTGCACAATAAACATCCTAAGAGTCCAGGATGTCCGACAAGGCTCAACGACCAAGAGGAagctaatataattaaagttctATTAGCAGCGGCAGAATTCGGCAGTCCTTTGACTCTTCTGGATTTGCGAATTGTCGTTCatag ATACTTAGAGGGCAATGGCAGACTTACTATTTTTGACAACAAATTACCCGGCAAGAAGTGGGCATACTCTTTTATAAAAAGACATAAATCTAAATTAGCATACAGAGtggtacaaaatataaaacgaagCCGTGCAGAAAAATCTCCTGATGAAATGAAGGAATACTTCACAAATTTACAGTTATCATTGAAAGGTGTTCCTAGtgataacatattaaattatgacGAAACGAATTTAACAGATGATCCAGGGTCCCAAAAGTGCTTATTCAAAAGAGGAGTGAAGTACCCCGAAAGAGTATTAAATAGCACGAAAGGTGCTATCTCTATAATGTTCGCAATAACTGCTGGAGGAGAATGTCTACCTCCTTACGTTGTATACAAGGCGGAGCATTTATATACAACATGGACATTAAACGGTCCTAAAGGTTCAAGATACAACCGTTCTAAATCGGGATGGTTTGACAGTGTCTTGTTCGAAGATTGGTTTGAAAGTATTATTCTACCATGGGCTAAAAACAAAACCGGTACAAAAGTTTTGATTGGGGATAACTTAGCGTCCCACATAAATCCCAAAATTGTGTCATATTGTGAAGGAAATAAtatacgttttgtatttttacctcCAAATTCGTCACATTTGACACAACCGTTGGACGTCTGTTATTTCGGGCCATTAAAAAAACTGTGGCGagaaattttactaaattacaaaataaagaatCCAAGACAAACCACGGTTCACAAAGGACATTTCCCAGATCTTCTCAAAAAACTGGTGGTACAGCTTAACgagaaaacaaataacataattagtgCTTTTAAAAGTACTGGCATTGCACCATTTAACCccgataaagttattttaaaaataccggatacaaataaaacaacgatGACGTATACTGTCGATGAAGCACTATTAGATTGGTTGAAAGAGACACGTAAAGCAGATCCTAATAAGAaagtacgaaataaaaaactaaatgtcCCACCGGGCAAATCGGTATGTACAACGGACtttgaaaacttaaatattcttccaaaaaaagtaggaacatataaaatacaaagaaagaCGAATTCCAACACTATGCAATTAAATCCTGACTTATTACTGCAGCCACCTTTGATGCTTATAAATCCCGATAGCCTCAAAACGTTGTGTCTCAGAAGCGTTAACAATCATTTGGTTCAGTTAGAGCAATACCAGTACCCAGGTGAACAAACTTTGCAAGTATCTGACGTTCATAATTTGTGcgatatttcaaaaaattacaatgCAAATATGCGATTCATAAATGAAATACCAAACTGCCTACAAACCAACAAGcccaaaattataattacctcGGATATCACTATAAAACCAGGAGAGTTTACAAAACATCAACAGATCAAGCAAGGAAACATCAATATCAAacagaaaaaatgtaaaattacgCGTTCCGCCATACATATGAAATTAATTCCAGCAAGAAAAGAAACACTAACCAAAAGAAGAAAAGTTTTTGAAGATATTACAGAAGAAATCAAAGCATTACACACACAAGTCATTAGTAAAGTTAGCAAAAAAcctaaagaagaaaatatgaaaagaagattaataaaaaaagaaactaataaagCAAAACAGAAGAAGCAAAAATGCAAATctatgaaacaaaagaagaaatataataGTAGTGAATCTAGCTTTACTTCTGACACTGAAATATCTTATGCTGATACGGAAGATTCAGAATATGAAACAATGGACGATATCATCACAAGCCagcaagaagaagaaaatattgaaccATCTATACCCTACGGCATTTCCGACATTAAATATCTCACAGAGGATGATAAAAAGTTAGAAAACGACTCATGGATTTTGGctaaatttacaacaaaaaaaagcatGAAGCATTTCGTTGGTAAGGTAATATCAATAAAAGATAACATTCCTGAAGTCAAATTTGTGAGAAAAAAGAAGGAATCTAAATTTGATGGAGGATTAGTATTCAGCTATCCAAGAGTAGATGATATTTGCACCATGCAACATTTAGATGATGTTATTATGAAATTGCCCGAACCAAATATTTCTCGACGCGGCGAAATCATATTTAATATCGATTTGAGTAATTATAACGTACAGTAG
- the LOC113505929 gene encoding uncharacterized protein LOC113505929 encodes MREAFISILALLAVAPCTKSSDIGKDGFNFYKDYLRARSDDVMSEGPVSAERMLYFYRTPLQLYPGLLPAVEQEYRKRTGNAFKNHMLSKELWAGDSVGKRGTKTAISLIMQGKHPYYATESPQRDNSMDPVE; translated from the exons ATGCGGGAAGCATTTATATCAATTCTCGCCCTGCTCGCAGTCGCCCCTTGTACGAAAAGCTCGGACATCGGCAAAGACGGCTTTAATTTCTATAAAG ATTACTTGCGCGCAAGATCGGACGACGTAATGTCCGAAGGTCCTGTGTCGGCTGAGCGTATGCTAT atttCTATCGAACCCCTCTTCAGCTGTACCCCGGTCTACTGCCTGCAGTTGAACAGGAGTACAGGAAGAGAACTGGGAACGCCTTTAAAA accACATGCTGAGTAAGGAGCTGTGGGCAGGCGACTCGGTGGGCAAGCGCGGCACCAAAACTGCGATATCACTCATCATGCAAGGGAAACATCCTTATTACGC TACCGAGAGTCCGCAAAGAGACAACAGTATGGATCCcgtagaataa